One part of the Rhizobium rhizogenes genome encodes these proteins:
- a CDS encoding formate dehydrogenase subunit gamma: MNIQAVAADEAARVSAVIDDFIHLEGPMLPILHAVQEEFGYIPESAKQIIASALNVSRAEVHGVVTFYPDFRDHPSGRHVLKLCRAEACQSMGGEPLADTIKSRLGLDWHETAADGSVTLEPVFCLGLCAQAPALMLDGEVHARLDEDCLGDILTEARR; encoded by the coding sequence ATGAATATCCAGGCGGTTGCCGCAGATGAGGCGGCCCGTGTTTCCGCGGTCATTGACGACTTTATTCACCTCGAAGGGCCAATGCTGCCCATCCTGCACGCGGTTCAGGAAGAATTCGGCTACATTCCCGAAAGCGCCAAGCAGATCATCGCCTCCGCACTGAACGTGTCGCGGGCCGAGGTGCATGGTGTCGTAACCTTCTATCCCGATTTTCGTGATCATCCTTCCGGCCGACATGTCTTGAAGCTCTGTCGCGCCGAGGCTTGCCAGTCGATGGGTGGCGAGCCTCTGGCGGATACCATCAAGTCCCGGCTCGGCCTTGACTGGCATGAAACCGCCGCTGACGGCTCCGTCACGCTGGAACCGGTTTTCTGTCTCGGGCTTTGTGCGCAGGCGCCGGCCCTGATGCTGGACGGCGAAGTCCATGCCCGCCTTGACGAAGACTGTCTTGGCGACATTCTGACGGAGGCGCGCCGATGA
- a CDS encoding LysR family transcriptional regulator, protein MIDKLEFFIALARAEHFGRAAEECGISQPSLSAAIRQLEDQLGVVLVVRAARYQGLTPEGQRVLEWARRIVADTRTMREEMRAARKGLAGHIRLAVIPTALAMVPRLTEPFQARHPAVTFSVTSRTSLQVLGQIENLEIDAGITYLDNEPLGRVTTVPLYSERYHLIAAAGTPLADQESVTWRQVAGLRLCLLTSDMQNRRIINKHMAEAGVEVKPTLESNSMIVLFSHIRTGQWASIMPRNIAESFGFPKQIKMIPIIEPDAEHLVGLIATYREPHTPLVSALLHEARQRASELVFDRKFLSSDGNTLLT, encoded by the coding sequence ATGATCGACAAGCTGGAATTTTTCATCGCATTGGCGCGCGCGGAGCATTTTGGGCGGGCCGCGGAGGAATGCGGCATTTCGCAGCCCAGCCTCTCGGCAGCGATCCGGCAACTGGAGGATCAGCTGGGTGTCGTTCTGGTGGTGCGCGCCGCCCGTTATCAGGGGCTGACGCCGGAGGGCCAGCGTGTTCTGGAATGGGCGCGCCGCATCGTTGCCGATACGCGCACCATGCGTGAGGAAATGCGCGCCGCCCGCAAGGGTCTGGCCGGCCATATCCGCCTTGCGGTCATTCCCACCGCGCTTGCCATGGTGCCGCGATTGACGGAGCCGTTTCAGGCCCGCCATCCCGCCGTGACCTTTTCGGTAACGTCACGCACCTCGCTTCAGGTGCTGGGGCAGATAGAGAATCTCGAGATCGACGCGGGAATCACCTATCTCGACAATGAGCCGCTGGGGCGGGTGACGACGGTGCCGCTTTATTCGGAGCGATATCACCTGATTGCAGCGGCCGGAACACCTTTGGCCGATCAGGAAAGCGTTACCTGGAGGCAGGTTGCCGGTCTTAGGCTATGCCTATTGACTTCGGACATGCAGAACCGCCGTATCATCAACAAACACATGGCGGAAGCGGGTGTGGAGGTGAAGCCAACACTCGAATCCAATTCGATGATCGTGCTTTTTTCCCATATTCGAACCGGACAATGGGCTTCAATAATGCCGCGTAACATAGCGGAATCATTCGGCTTTCCAAAACAGATAAAAATGATCCCGATCATCGAGCCCGATGCCGAGCATCTCGTGGGCTTGATTGCGACTTACCGCGAACCGCATACGCCACTGGTTTCAGCGCTTCTTCACGAGGCGCGGCAGCGCGCTTCGGAGCTGGTTTTTGATAGGAAATTCCTATCGAGCGACGGAAACACCTTATTGACCTGA
- a CDS encoding aspartate/glutamate racemase family protein has product MHIRLINPNSTASMTAQALDSALRVKHTDTKISAANPLDTPVSIEGGADEALAVPGLLQEIRKGEQLGVNAYVIACFDDPGLHAAREVARGPVIGICQAAVQVAMTISRRFSIITTLPRSIPIIEDLVGNYGAERHCRRVRAINLPVLGLEEDPLAAELMLIREIEAAKKEDAAEAIILGCAGMSALCDRLREATGVPVIDGVTAAVKLAEALVGAGYSTSKVNAYDYPRIKGIELVA; this is encoded by the coding sequence ATGCATATTCGCCTGATCAACCCGAACTCTACGGCCTCGATGACGGCGCAGGCGCTCGACAGTGCCTTGCGTGTCAAACACACGGATACCAAGATTTCCGCTGCAAATCCCCTCGATACGCCCGTCAGTATCGAAGGTGGAGCGGATGAGGCGCTGGCCGTTCCGGGACTGCTGCAGGAAATCCGCAAGGGTGAACAGCTGGGCGTTAACGCCTATGTCATCGCCTGCTTTGACGATCCGGGACTGCATGCTGCCCGCGAAGTCGCGCGCGGGCCGGTCATCGGCATCTGCCAGGCCGCCGTGCAGGTGGCCATGACGATCAGCCGCCGATTTTCCATCATCACCACCCTGCCGCGTTCGATCCCCATCATCGAGGACCTTGTCGGCAACTATGGGGCGGAGCGGCATTGCCGCCGGGTTCGTGCCATCAATCTGCCGGTGCTTGGTCTCGAAGAAGACCCTCTCGCCGCCGAACTGATGCTGATCCGCGAGATCGAAGCGGCCAAGAAGGAGGACGCGGCGGAAGCGATCATCCTTGGATGCGCCGGCATGTCGGCTCTGTGCGACAGGCTGCGCGAGGCAACCGGCGTGCCTGTTATCGATGGGGTTACGGCGGCGGTGAAACTGGCAGAGGCGCTGGTGGGGGCAGGTTACAGCACTTCGAAGGTCAATGCCTATGATTATCCGCGTATCAAGGGAATAGAACTCGTCGCCTAA
- a CDS encoding flavin reductase family protein: MEFDFTTLEPQSRYRLLTNFIGPRPIALVMTRSAAGHNNAAPMSFFNVFSHDPPIVVLGIQPRVTGEEKDTMVNIRRTGEFVINMVDMALSEQMLVCGLGFDSEVDELSMARLTATPCNKIDASFAAESPCAFECRVERLIDYPRRTLVLGEVVHMHVHKDCLDEEGRYVDPDRYQPIARLHADNYITSDRQFVLKAPAITDFIKPDGA, from the coding sequence ATGGAATTCGACTTCACCACGCTCGAGCCGCAGAGCCGTTACCGTCTGCTGACGAACTTTATCGGTCCCCGGCCGATAGCGCTCGTCATGACGCGTTCGGCTGCCGGCCACAACAATGCGGCGCCGATGAGCTTTTTCAACGTTTTCTCCCATGATCCGCCGATCGTCGTCCTCGGTATCCAGCCGCGGGTGACGGGCGAGGAGAAGGACACGATGGTCAATATTCGCCGCACCGGCGAATTCGTCATCAACATGGTCGACATGGCCCTGTCGGAACAGATGCTCGTCTGCGGCCTCGGCTTCGACAGCGAGGTGGATGAACTTTCCATGGCGCGGCTGACCGCGACCCCCTGCAACAAGATCGATGCAAGCTTTGCGGCGGAATCACCCTGCGCCTTCGAGTGCCGGGTGGAGCGCCTGATCGATTATCCGCGCCGCACGCTGGTTCTGGGTGAGGTCGTGCATATGCATGTGCACAAGGATTGCCTCGATGAAGAGGGGCGTTATGTCGATCCGGACCGCTACCAGCCGATCGCACGTCTTCACGCCGACAATTACATTACTTCGGACCGCCAGTTCGTCCTCAAGGCGCCAGCGATTACCGACTTCATCAAGCCAGATGGCGCGTGA
- a CDS encoding GntR family transcriptional regulator codes for MTEQNGQSTQQIVEKVWLSIAERRLRPGVQLKEEQLATIFGVSRARIRQALSVLERDGLVTIVPNRGAFVSKPSVEEARDVFFVRRTVEQCVVERLCKSTTKAALKRLRDHVEKERVANAHNITTDIIKLSGGFHLLLAETVGSDFLFTTMRDLISRSSLITAVYRNTDRFNCGPDEHAEIVDAIANNDPARATHLMTHHLEHVEAELDLSEIRDLSHDLRAALA; via the coding sequence ATGACCGAACAGAACGGCCAGTCCACGCAGCAAATTGTCGAGAAAGTCTGGCTGTCGATCGCTGAACGACGGCTTCGCCCGGGCGTGCAGCTGAAGGAAGAACAGCTCGCCACGATTTTCGGTGTCAGCCGTGCGCGCATCCGCCAGGCGCTTTCCGTGCTGGAGCGAGACGGTCTCGTCACCATCGTTCCCAATCGCGGCGCCTTCGTTTCCAAACCCTCGGTCGAAGAGGCGAGAGACGTGTTCTTCGTTCGCCGCACGGTAGAACAATGTGTTGTTGAGCGGCTGTGCAAATCCACCACCAAGGCCGCTTTGAAGCGGCTTCGCGACCACGTCGAAAAGGAGCGCGTGGCCAACGCTCACAACATCACCACCGACATCATCAAGCTTTCCGGCGGCTTCCACCTGCTGCTTGCGGAAACGGTCGGTTCCGATTTCCTGTTCACCACCATGCGCGACCTCATTTCGCGTTCCTCCCTCATCACTGCCGTTTACCGCAACACGGACCGCTTTAACTGCGGGCCCGACGAACATGCAGAAATTGTCGACGCGATCGCCAATAACGACCCGGCGAGGGCCACGCATCTGATGACCCATCACCTCGAACATGTGGAAGCGGAACTCGACCTCAGCGAAATCCGCGACCTTTCCCATGATCTGCGGGCGGCACTCGCCTGA
- a CDS encoding ABC transporter ATP-binding protein yields MKAPVTKTPALTVKGLTKTFDVSAPWLNRVIERKPRQFVQAVNDIDFTVPAGGCLSIVGESGCGKSTVARLVTGLFRASAGDFRFAKGRKDAPLSAQMIFQDPYASLNPRWRVKNIIAEPIRELKLRATRAETMERVEELLRTVGLSASDGEKFPHEFSGGQRQRISIARALASEPEFLVCDEPTSALDVSVQAQVLNLMRRLQDELGLTYLFISHDMSVVRHMSDRIAVMYLGRIVEEGDTEELFARPRHPYTQLLLQTIPNIEAPRRDRELVAGEVPSPLRPPSGCTFHPRCPLATARCSAEVPQVRTLAGGTRVACHLVEDEEVLTQERERA; encoded by the coding sequence ATGAAAGCCCCGGTGACAAAAACACCCGCACTGACGGTGAAGGGTTTGACCAAGACCTTCGATGTTTCCGCCCCGTGGCTCAACCGCGTCATCGAGCGCAAGCCCCGTCAATTCGTGCAGGCCGTCAACGACATCGATTTTACGGTGCCAGCCGGCGGCTGTCTCAGCATTGTCGGCGAAAGCGGCTGCGGCAAGTCCACCGTCGCGCGGCTGGTGACGGGGCTGTTCCGCGCAAGCGCCGGTGACTTTCGCTTTGCCAAAGGGCGGAAGGACGCACCGCTTTCAGCGCAGATGATCTTTCAGGATCCCTATGCCTCGCTCAATCCGCGCTGGCGGGTGAAGAACATCATCGCAGAGCCAATCCGCGAGCTGAAACTGCGCGCCACCCGGGCAGAGACGATGGAGCGGGTGGAGGAGCTGCTGCGAACGGTCGGCCTCTCTGCCTCCGACGGCGAGAAATTCCCGCATGAATTTTCCGGCGGCCAGCGCCAGCGTATTTCGATTGCCCGCGCCCTGGCCAGCGAGCCGGAGTTTCTGGTCTGTGACGAACCGACATCTGCGCTTGATGTATCGGTGCAGGCGCAGGTGCTGAACCTGATGCGGCGGCTGCAGGACGAGTTGGGGCTGACTTATCTGTTCATCAGCCATGATATGAGCGTGGTTCGCCACATGTCGGACCGTATCGCTGTGATGTATCTCGGCCGCATCGTGGAGGAGGGCGATACGGAGGAGCTGTTCGCCCGCCCGCGTCACCCCTATACGCAGCTCCTGCTGCAGACCATTCCCAATATCGAGGCCCCGCGCCGCGACCGGGAGCTGGTGGCAGGCGAAGTCCCAAGCCCGCTCAGGCCGCCCTCGGGCTGCACCTTCCATCCGCGCTGCCCGCTTGCAACGGCGCGCTGTTCGGCGGAGGTGCCGCAGGTGCGCACGCTTGCCGGCGGCACACGCGTTGCATGTCATCTGGTGGAGGATGAAGAGGTGTTGACGCAGGAACGGGAGCGCGCCTGA
- a CDS encoding ABC transporter ATP-binding protein → MDNMNQSVIDVRNLKVEFPGRRGTVTALSDVSLSIRPGEILGVVGESGAGKSMTGLAIQGLLEKPGRIAEGEIWLGSRRIDKLDDRAMESIRGREIGAIFQDPLTSLNPLFTVGAQLVETIRQHLPLSKKEARGRAVQLLKDVGIPSPEDRVDHYPHQFSGGMRQRVVIALALAASPKLIIADEPTTALDVSIQAQIISLLRRLCKEKQTAVMLVTHDMGVIAEAADRVAVLYAGRLIEVGPVEQVLHAPKHPYTQGLMASIPSLGARVERLNQIDGAMPRLDAIPPGCAFNPRCGFAGPRCLRERPELETQGNSASACWMNAGGTA, encoded by the coding sequence ATGGATAACATGAACCAGTCGGTTATCGACGTTCGCAATCTGAAAGTCGAGTTTCCGGGCCGCAGAGGCACGGTGACCGCCCTTTCGGATGTCAGCCTGTCGATCCGCCCCGGCGAAATCCTCGGTGTTGTCGGCGAATCCGGTGCCGGAAAATCCATGACCGGACTTGCGATACAGGGCTTGCTGGAAAAACCCGGCCGCATCGCCGAAGGTGAGATCTGGCTCGGGTCGCGGCGTATCGACAAGTTGGACGACAGGGCGATGGAGAGCATTCGCGGCCGCGAGATCGGTGCGATCTTTCAGGATCCGCTCACCTCGCTCAACCCGCTCTTTACGGTTGGCGCGCAGCTGGTCGAAACGATCCGCCAGCATCTGCCGCTCTCTAAAAAGGAGGCGCGGGGGCGGGCGGTTCAACTCCTGAAAGATGTCGGCATTCCGTCTCCCGAAGACCGCGTCGATCATTATCCGCATCAGTTCTCCGGCGGCATGCGCCAGCGTGTCGTCATCGCGTTGGCGCTGGCGGCCTCGCCAAAGCTCATCATTGCCGACGAGCCGACCACGGCGCTTGACGTGTCGATCCAGGCGCAGATCATCTCGCTGCTGCGCAGGCTGTGCAAGGAGAAGCAGACGGCCGTCATGCTGGTCACGCATGATATGGGCGTCATCGCCGAAGCCGCCGATCGCGTTGCCGTGCTTTATGCCGGCAGGCTCATCGAGGTCGGGCCGGTCGAGCAGGTTCTGCATGCGCCGAAACATCCCTATACGCAGGGCCTGATGGCCTCCATCCCTTCGCTTGGCGCGCGGGTGGAGCGGCTCAACCAGATCGACGGGGCGATGCCGCGTCTTGATGCGATCCCGCCGGGCTGCGCCTTCAATCCGCGCTGTGGCTTTGCCGGCCCTCGTTGTCTTCGTGAGCGCCCGGAACTGGAAACGCAGGGCAACAGCGCAAGCGCCTGCTGGATGAATGCAGGAGGAACAGCATGA
- a CDS encoding amidohydrolase family protein has translation MSAALQSLALGERPSGRTLLTASWVVGHRDGSHRLLKNGEVVFENGEILFVGHGFPGEVARRVDFGNALISPGLIDLDALSDLDTTILGIDHYPGWAKGRVWPRSYVEAGPYEMYSEEELAFQKRFAFGQLLLNGITTAAPIASLFYREWGETVAEFEAAADAAGALGLRVYLSPAYRSGGMVLEEPGRMVPVFDEERGFQGLKDAVSFIERQSGRHGDLVRGMLAPDRVETSTLALLQRTDAAARDLGCKFRLHMAQGTMEVDTVRSLHGSTAPVWLAKAGLLSDRLVAPHATNATDEDLALYAENGVSIVHCPLVSARGGSKLSSFSSCRQRGINIAMGTDTAPADMLMNLLVGLITCRISDGVPDRVRSADLFDAATIGGARALGRADLGHLSKGARADIAVFDLNDTVMAPSVDPITTIVTGGSGKITRAVFVDGRLSMRSRQVANIDMEQARVQAQAQFDGLIAKYPERSWANPPVSEIFPPSYPVEVDANG, from the coding sequence ATGAGCGCCGCTTTGCAATCTCTCGCGCTTGGCGAACGTCCGTCGGGCCGCACGCTGCTTACCGCAAGCTGGGTTGTCGGACACAGGGACGGATCACACCGGCTCTTGAAAAACGGCGAGGTGGTCTTTGAGAATGGTGAGATTCTTTTCGTCGGGCACGGTTTTCCCGGCGAGGTCGCCCGTCGCGTCGATTTCGGCAACGCCCTCATCAGCCCCGGCCTGATCGATCTCGACGCGCTTTCCGATCTCGATACGACGATCCTGGGGATCGATCACTACCCCGGCTGGGCCAAGGGCCGGGTCTGGCCGCGATCTTATGTCGAGGCCGGTCCTTACGAGATGTATTCCGAGGAGGAACTGGCCTTCCAGAAGCGTTTCGCTTTCGGCCAGCTGCTTCTCAACGGCATCACCACGGCAGCGCCCATCGCTTCCCTGTTCTACCGGGAATGGGGCGAAACCGTTGCCGAATTCGAGGCGGCGGCCGATGCTGCCGGCGCACTCGGCCTGCGCGTCTATCTCAGCCCCGCATACCGCTCCGGCGGCATGGTGCTGGAAGAGCCGGGGCGCATGGTACCTGTCTTTGACGAAGAGCGCGGCTTTCAGGGGCTGAAGGATGCGGTGTCCTTCATCGAAAGACAGAGCGGACGGCATGGTGATCTCGTGCGCGGCATGCTCGCGCCGGATCGGGTCGAGACATCGACGCTCGCCCTGTTGCAAAGAACCGATGCGGCCGCTCGTGATCTTGGATGCAAGTTCCGTCTGCACATGGCGCAGGGCACGATGGAGGTCGATACCGTCCGCAGCCTTCATGGCTCCACGGCGCCCGTGTGGCTGGCCAAGGCCGGTCTCCTCAGCGACCGCCTTGTCGCGCCGCACGCCACCAATGCGACGGATGAGGATCTGGCGCTCTACGCTGAAAATGGCGTTTCCATCGTCCACTGTCCGCTGGTGTCGGCCAGAGGCGGCAGCAAGCTGTCGTCGTTTTCGTCGTGCCGGCAGCGTGGCATCAACATTGCGATGGGCACGGACACGGCACCGGCCGACATGCTGATGAACCTTCTGGTCGGGCTTATCACCTGCCGCATCAGCGACGGCGTGCCCGACAGGGTCCGTTCGGCCGATCTGTTCGACGCCGCCACGATCGGTGGCGCAAGGGCACTGGGCCGTGCCGATCTCGGACATCTCTCAAAGGGTGCCCGCGCCGATATCGCGGTCTTCGATCTCAATGATACCGTCATGGCGCCGAGCGTCGATCCCATCACGACCATCGTTACCGGTGGTTCGGGCAAGATCACACGCGCGGTCTTCGTTGATGGCCGCCTGTCGATGCGCTCAAGGCAGGTCGCGAATATCGACATGGAGCAAGCCCGCGTTCAGGCGCAGGCGCAGTTCGACGGGCTGATCGCGAAATATCCCGAACGAAGCTGGGCCAACCCGCCCGTTTCGGAAATTTTCCCCCCGAGCTACCCGGTGGAGGTGGACGCCAATGGATAA
- a CDS encoding amidohydrolase family protein, protein MHDLLLRNIRPMAGDTCDILIRQGKIAGFGKFEADPGMPVEEGNGAIAVPGLIDAHTHLDKTTWGMPWHVNNRAAILRQRIDFERENRTQIGIDPHRQSMRHAIGLAANGGTHIRSHVDIDPTHGLSLVEGIWETREKLKGIIDIEVVAFPQSGVMVMPGTVELLDEALKQGCEVLGGIDPCGIDRDPKGQLDILFALAVKHGVPIDIHLHEAADLGAFTMELVFERIRANGMEGKVAISHAFALGMNDYLRVGKLIEEIARLDVAILTTGAPSANVPSIMRLKEAGVRVGGGCDGIRDTWGPWGQPDMLDRAKIIGMKNGLRSDVELAHVLHVVSQGGADVMGLGDYGLRQGCAADFTLLTGETLAHAVVDIAPRPLVVKGGRVTARNGKAIVEAP, encoded by the coding sequence ATGCACGATCTTCTGCTCCGCAACATCAGGCCCATGGCGGGCGATACCTGCGACATTCTGATCAGGCAGGGAAAGATAGCCGGTTTCGGAAAGTTCGAGGCCGATCCGGGCATGCCGGTCGAGGAGGGGAATGGTGCGATTGCCGTTCCCGGCCTTATCGATGCCCATACCCATCTCGACAAGACGACATGGGGCATGCCCTGGCATGTCAATAATCGCGCCGCGATCCTGCGCCAGCGGATCGACTTTGAACGCGAAAACCGGACACAGATCGGCATCGATCCGCACCGCCAGTCCATGCGCCACGCCATCGGCCTTGCGGCAAACGGCGGCACCCATATTCGCAGCCACGTGGATATCGACCCGACCCATGGCCTGTCGCTCGTGGAGGGCATCTGGGAGACCCGCGAGAAGCTGAAGGGCATCATCGACATCGAAGTCGTCGCCTTCCCGCAATCCGGCGTCATGGTCATGCCCGGCACCGTGGAGCTTCTGGACGAGGCCTTGAAACAGGGCTGCGAAGTGCTTGGCGGCATCGATCCTTGCGGCATCGACCGCGATCCGAAAGGCCAGCTGGATATTCTCTTTGCGCTGGCGGTCAAGCACGGCGTGCCGATCGACATCCATCTGCATGAGGCTGCCGATCTCGGCGCCTTCACCATGGAGCTGGTCTTCGAGCGTATCCGGGCCAATGGCATGGAAGGCAAGGTTGCGATCAGCCATGCCTTTGCACTTGGAATGAATGATTACCTGCGGGTCGGCAAGCTGATCGAAGAGATTGCAAGGCTCGACGTGGCGATCCTGACGACCGGTGCGCCTTCGGCAAACGTGCCGTCGATCATGCGGCTGAAGGAAGCGGGTGTGCGGGTCGGTGGCGGTTGCGACGGCATTCGCGATACCTGGGGTCCATGGGGTCAGCCGGACATGCTCGACCGGGCGAAGATCATCGGCATGAAGAACGGCCTGCGTTCCGATGTCGAGCTTGCCCATGTGCTGCATGTGGTATCGCAGGGCGGAGCCGATGTCATGGGGCTTGGTGATTACGGCCTGCGGCAAGGCTGCGCCGCAGATTTCACGCTGCTTACGGGCGAAACGCTCGCCCATGCCGTTGTCGATATCGCGCCCCGGCCGCTCGTCGTCAAAGGTGGCCGCGTTACCGCCAGAAACGGCAAAGCCATCGTGGAGGCGCCGTGA
- a CDS encoding ABC transporter permease, translated as MTDLPHMAKPARRSLFSRMRDSDLYWSFSRSKSAKMSALVLSILILAAIFAPLIAPQNPYDGASLDMWKAELPPVWQEGGEWPYLLGTDTQGRDMLSAILYGTRISIVIGVASVALSLVIGMTAGLVAGYFGGFADNLLMRIGDITLSIPTILVAILVSTVVRQMLPDSLREVGASAVLIFAIALSAWVQYARTVRAQAIVETGKDYVQAAKLIGVPARRIMANHILPNTLTPIMVAATLNFGMAILTEATLSFLGIGMPPSQPSLGTLIRIGNQFLFSGSWWIVLFPVFQLCLLVVTVNLLGDWLRDALNPKLR; from the coding sequence ATGACAGACCTTCCACACATGGCAAAACCCGCCCGCCGGTCGCTTTTCAGCCGTATGCGCGACAGCGATCTCTACTGGTCTTTCAGCCGCAGCAAATCGGCGAAGATGAGTGCGCTGGTCCTCTCGATCCTGATCCTCGCTGCCATATTCGCGCCGCTGATCGCGCCGCAAAATCCCTATGACGGCGCTTCGCTGGACATGTGGAAGGCCGAGTTGCCACCTGTGTGGCAGGAGGGCGGCGAATGGCCCTATCTGCTCGGCACCGATACGCAGGGGCGGGACATGCTCTCCGCCATTCTTTACGGCACACGCATATCGATCGTCATCGGTGTCGCTTCCGTGGCGCTGTCGCTGGTCATTGGCATGACGGCCGGACTGGTCGCGGGTTATTTCGGCGGCTTTGCCGATAATCTCCTGATGCGGATCGGCGATATCACACTCTCCATCCCGACAATTCTGGTGGCCATCCTCGTCTCGACGGTGGTACGGCAGATGTTGCCGGACAGTCTGCGCGAGGTGGGGGCATCCGCCGTGCTCATTTTCGCCATCGCCCTTTCCGCCTGGGTGCAATATGCGCGCACCGTGCGCGCCCAGGCCATCGTCGAAACCGGCAAGGATTATGTGCAGGCGGCCAAACTCATCGGCGTTCCCGCCCGTCGCATCATGGCCAACCATATCCTGCCCAATACGCTCACACCGATCATGGTTGCCGCCACGCTCAATTTCGGCATGGCGATCCTCACCGAAGCGACGCTGTCCTTCCTCGGTATCGGCATGCCGCCCAGCCAGCCTTCGCTTGGAACGCTGATCCGCATCGGCAACCAGTTCCTGTTCTCGGGTTCGTGGTGGATCGTATTGTTTCCCGTTTTCCAGCTCTGTCTGCTCGTCGTCACCGTCAACCTTCTGGGTGACTGGCTGCGCGATGCGCTCAATCCGAAACTGAGGTGA
- a CDS encoding ABC transporter permease encodes MLVFIIKRLGNAVLVMLSVALIAFLIFRLAGDPVELMVGEQTSQEDRAALRERLGLNDSLPTQYFRFVKDAAEGNFGVSYRNGQQVLPLIAERFPATLELVLVATVLSLVVGLPLGVLTAIRRGRWYTEGLQFLSIVGVSLPSFVVGILLILVFSVSLGWAPAFGRGDVVQIGWWSTGLLTSSGRAAIILPAIALSLYQITLVMRLVRAEMLEVLRSDFVKFARARGIPRWRIYFRHALRNCLMPVVTLTTMNVGSLIAFALITETVFQWPGMGMLFIQAVTFLDIPVMAAYLCIISFIFVVLNTFVDIAYAVIDPRLRTAR; translated from the coding sequence ATGCTGGTTTTCATCATCAAGCGTTTGGGAAATGCCGTGCTCGTCATGCTTTCCGTCGCGCTTATCGCATTTCTGATTTTCCGGCTCGCGGGTGATCCCGTTGAGCTGATGGTCGGCGAACAGACCTCGCAGGAGGATCGGGCGGCCCTGCGTGAGCGCCTCGGCCTCAATGACAGCCTGCCGACGCAATATTTTCGGTTTGTGAAAGATGCGGCAGAGGGCAATTTCGGCGTTTCCTATCGCAACGGCCAGCAGGTGCTGCCGCTGATAGCGGAGAGGTTTCCGGCAACGCTGGAGCTTGTTCTTGTCGCTACCGTCCTGTCGCTGGTCGTCGGTCTGCCGCTTGGGGTGCTGACGGCGATCAGGCGTGGCAGGTGGTATACGGAGGGCCTGCAGTTCCTGTCGATCGTCGGCGTCTCCCTGCCGAGTTTCGTTGTCGGCATTCTGCTCATTCTCGTCTTTTCGGTGTCTCTCGGCTGGGCGCCGGCCTTCGGTCGCGGAGATGTGGTGCAGATCGGCTGGTGGTCCACCGGGTTGCTGACGTCCTCCGGGCGTGCGGCCATCATTTTGCCGGCCATTGCGCTTTCGCTTTATCAGATCACGCTTGTCATGCGTCTGGTCCGCGCCGAGATGCTGGAAGTGCTGCGCTCCGATTTCGTGAAGTTTGCGCGGGCCCGTGGCATTCCCCGCTGGCGCATCTATTTCCGGCATGCACTTCGCAACTGTCTCATGCCTGTCGTGACGCTGACGACGATGAATGTCGGCTCGCTCATTGCCTTCGCACTGATTACGGAAACGGTGTTCCAGTGGCCGGGCATGGGCATGCTGTTCATACAGGCGGTGACGTTTCTCGATATCCCTGTCATGGCGGCCTATCTCTGCATCATTTCCTTCATCTTCGTTGTTCTCAACACGTTCGTCGACATTGCCTATGCGGTGATCGATCCGCGTCTGCGCACCGCGCGTTAA